Proteins found in one Armatimonadota bacterium genomic segment:
- the scbA gene encoding adhesin translates to MKQILTAFWILITLPAMAQVRVVATFTDLADIVKQIGGNHVQVSALARPQDDFHLVTPRPSMALELSRARLFVRVGMDLDLWADDLLAGARNASILRGATGYVDCSAGMKKLEIPTGRVDPSMGDIHIYGNPHYLFDPANAKIAARNILEGLKRVDPANAQAYQQNYEAFVRQIDEHLKRWQQILAPYRGEPVVVYHKSLPYFLQRFGLQELATIEPKPGIPPSPGHLREVIARMKNANCRVILMEHFRSRRFPDAIARETGAKVVVLPAAVGAEGTTSYFSMIDAMVNRVASALAGK, encoded by the coding sequence ATGAAGCAAATACTGACCGCATTCTGGATACTGATCACCCTGCCTGCTATGGCGCAGGTGCGTGTGGTGGCTACCTTCACCGACCTGGCGGACATCGTGAAGCAGATTGGAGGCAACCATGTGCAGGTGAGTGCACTGGCACGCCCACAGGACGACTTCCATCTGGTCACTCCGCGCCCCAGCATGGCTCTGGAGCTGTCACGCGCCAGACTGTTCGTGCGCGTGGGGATGGACCTGGACCTCTGGGCGGACGACCTGCTCGCTGGCGCACGCAACGCCTCCATCCTGCGCGGGGCGACAGGATACGTAGACTGCTCGGCAGGGATGAAAAAGCTGGAGATACCCACCGGGCGGGTAGACCCTTCCATGGGCGACATCCACATCTACGGCAACCCGCATTACCTGTTCGACCCCGCCAACGCCAAAATCGCCGCGCGAAACATTCTGGAAGGCTTGAAACGGGTGGACCCGGCAAACGCGCAGGCATATCAGCAAAACTACGAGGCGTTCGTGCGTCAGATAGACGAACACCTCAAACGGTGGCAACAGATACTTGCTCCCTATCGGGGAGAGCCGGTAGTGGTCTATCACAAAAGCCTGCCCTACTTCCTGCAGCGATTTGGCTTGCAGGAGCTGGCGACAATAGAACCCAAGCCGGGTATCCCGCCATCGCCAGGGCACTTGCGGGAGGTCATCGCGCGGATGAAGAACGCAAACTGTCGGGTGATTCTGATGGAGCATTTTCGCTCCCGTCGCTTCCCTGACGCCATCGCGCGTGAGACGGGCGCAAAGGTGGTGGTACTGCCCGCCGCTGTCGGTGCGGAGGGTACCACCAGCTATTTCAGTATGATCGATGCGATGGTGAACCGGGTCGCTTCCGCGCTGGCAGGCAAGTAG
- a CDS encoding dihydroneopterin aldolase yields the protein MGSEAKPDTILIEGITFHAYHGASDEEQAIGHRYSVDVVLEYDILPAAQSDDLSRTINYSAVAKRVLAISTENQFRLIETLAERIAEDILQNFPASAVEVTVRKVLPPMKVPAQATGVRIRRERQGASR from the coding sequence ATGGGAAGTGAAGCGAAGCCTGACACTATCCTGATAGAGGGCATCACCTTTCACGCCTATCATGGTGCCTCCGATGAGGAGCAGGCGATAGGTCATCGCTACAGCGTGGATGTGGTGCTGGAATACGACATCCTTCCTGCTGCCCAGAGCGATGACCTGTCGCGCACCATCAACTATTCGGCGGTGGCGAAGCGCGTGTTAGCCATCAGCACGGAGAACCAGTTTCGGCTGATAGAGACCTTAGCCGAACGTATCGCCGAAGACATCCTGCAGAACTTTCCTGCATCGGCAGTAGAGGTCACCGTGCGTAAGGTGCTACCCCCCATGAAAGTACCCGCGCAAGCGACGGGGGTGAGGATCCGGAGGGAAAGACAGGGGGCGAGTAGATAA
- the araB gene encoding ribulokinase, producing MQPKYVIGLDYGTNSVRTLVVRVHDGFEAGTYVFEYPHGDAGILLDSADPNLARQHPADYLQGAEVSVRAALEDARRNDPDFAPERIIGIGVDTTGSTPLPVDENGVPLAFQERFHNNLNAMAWLWKDHTSTEEAVTITETAAKMRPQYLAKCGNSYSSEWFWAKIWHCLRTDPEVFEAAYTWVECADWIPAVLTGNDHPSRILRGVCAAGHKALYNPQWGGLPDKEFLSALHPKLALLRDRLYDVAYTSDHPAGRLTAEWAAKLGLPEGIPVAVGAFDAHLGGVGAGIRPGTLVKIIGTSCCDMMVVPNTEPLADIPGTTGIVDGSILPGYFGIELGQSAFGDIYNWFVNYIEPGGPDLGSHEALTVKARQLKPGQSGLLALDWNNGNRSILGDQRLVGLLVGQTLHTTPQEIYRALIEATCFGSLVIMNQLENYGVAIKDVIACGGVAEKNPLVMQILADVSGRTIRLARSSQTCALGAAIAGAVVAGKEAGGYATFEEAQAAMCGLKDVAYEPNPQAQAVYRELFALYKDLHDAFGTREWRGNLHHVMKRLIDIRNTARQGA from the coding sequence ATGCAACCGAAATATGTGATTGGGCTGGACTACGGAACCAATTCGGTGCGTACGCTCGTCGTGCGGGTGCACGATGGCTTTGAGGCTGGCACCTACGTGTTTGAATATCCCCATGGCGACGCGGGCATCCTGCTGGATAGCGCAGACCCCAATCTCGCCCGACAGCACCCCGCCGACTACCTTCAAGGAGCGGAGGTCTCGGTGCGTGCGGCATTAGAAGATGCCCGTCGCAACGACCCCGATTTCGCCCCGGAGCGCATCATCGGCATCGGGGTAGACACCACCGGAAGCACGCCCCTGCCTGTGGACGAGAACGGCGTGCCCCTTGCCTTCCAGGAGCGATTTCACAATAATCTGAACGCGATGGCGTGGCTGTGGAAGGACCATACTTCTACCGAAGAGGCGGTCACCATCACCGAAACCGCGGCGAAGATGCGTCCGCAATACCTTGCCAAGTGCGGCAACTCCTACTCGTCCGAGTGGTTCTGGGCGAAGATATGGCACTGCCTCCGCACCGACCCCGAGGTGTTCGAAGCGGCGTATACCTGGGTAGAGTGCGCGGACTGGATACCTGCTGTGCTGACAGGCAATGACCATCCCTCTCGCATCCTGCGGGGCGTGTGCGCCGCCGGACACAAGGCGCTGTACAATCCGCAGTGGGGCGGCTTGCCCGACAAGGAGTTCCTTTCCGCCCTGCACCCGAAGCTGGCGCTACTGCGCGATCGGCTATACGATGTCGCCTACACTTCCGACCATCCCGCCGGACGCCTGACCGCCGAGTGGGCGGCGAAGCTGGGCTTGCCAGAGGGTATTCCGGTGGCGGTAGGAGCGTTCGACGCGCATCTGGGTGGTGTGGGCGCAGGCATCCGGCCGGGCACGCTGGTCAAAATCATCGGCACCTCCTGCTGCGATATGATGGTGGTTCCCAACACCGAGCCGCTGGCAGATATTCCCGGCACCACCGGCATCGTGGACGGCTCCATCCTGCCGGGCTACTTCGGCATCGAGTTGGGGCAAAGCGCGTTCGGCGACATCTATAACTGGTTCGTCAACTACATCGAGCCGGGCGGACCCGACCTTGGCTCGCACGAGGCGTTGACGGTGAAGGCACGGCAGCTCAAACCGGGGCAATCGGGCTTGCTTGCGCTGGACTGGAACAACGGCAACCGCTCCATCCTGGGCGACCAGCGGCTGGTGGGCTTATTAGTGGGGCAAACCCTGCATACCACTCCCCAAGAGATTTACCGCGCGCTGATTGAAGCCACCTGCTTCGGCTCGCTGGTGATTATGAACCAGCTGGAAAATTACGGCGTGGCGATCAAGGATGTGATTGCCTGCGGCGGCGTGGCGGAGAAGAACCCGCTGGTGATGCAGATTCTGGCGGACGTGAGTGGTCGCACCATCCGGCTGGCTCGTTCCTCACAGACCTGCGCGCTGGGCGCGGCGATCGCGGGCGCGGTAGTGGCTGGTAAAGAGGCTGGCGGTTATGCGACTTTTGAAGAGGCACAGGCGGCGATGTGCGGGCTGAAAGATGTCGCTTACGAGCCGAACCCGCAGGCGCAGGCGGTGTACCGCGAGCTGTTCGCGCTGTACAAAGACCTGCACGACGCCTTCGGCACGCGCGAGTGGCGGGGCAACCTGCACCATGTAATGAAACGGCTGATCGACATCCGCAACACTGCAAGGCAGGGTGCATAG